Below is a window of Enterobacter kobei DNA.
TCGGCCTTGCAGGCGGCCTGATTATCGGTCTTGCCGCCGGTTTCGCCCGCAGCTTCGGCGGCTGGCTGGCTAACCACATCGCGCTGGTCTTCATCGAAGTGATCCGCGGTACGCCTATCGTCGTCCAGGTGATGTTCATCTATTTTGCGTTGCCAATGGCGTTTAACGACCTGCGTATCGATCCCTTTAGCGCCGCCGTCGTGACCATCATGATCAACTCCGGCGCGTACATTGCCGAGATCACCCGCGGTGCCGTACTGTCTATCCATAAAGGCTTCCGTGAAGCAGGTCTGGCGCTGGGGCTGTCGCGCCGCGAAACCATTCGCCACGTGATCCTGCCGCTGGCGCTGCGCCGTATGCTGCCGCCGCTGGGCAACCAGTGGATCATCAGCATCAAAGACACCTCCCTGTTTATTGTTATCGGCGTCGCCGAACTGACACGTCAGGGCCAGGAGATCATCGCCGGCAACTTCCGCGCGCTGGAAATCTGGAGCGCCGTTGCGGTCTTCTATCTGATCATCACCCTGGTGCTGAGCTTTATTCTGCGTCGTCTTGAAAGAAGGATGAAAATCCTGTGATTGAATTTAAAAATGTTTCCAAGCACTTTGGGCAGACCCAGGTGCTGCACAATATCGACCTGAACATTAAGCAGGGTGAAGTGGTGGTGATTATCGGGCCGTCCGGCTCCGGTAAATCGACGCTCTTACGCTGCATTAACAAGCTGGAAGATATCACCAGCGGCGATCTGATCGTCGATGGCCTGAAAGTGAACGATCCAAAAGTGGACGAGCGCCTGATCCGTCAGGAAGCGGGCATGGTGTTCCAGCAGTTTTATCTGTTCCCGCACCTGACGGCGCTGGAAAACGTGATGTTTGGTCCGCTGCGCGTGCGTGGCGCGAACAAAAAAGAGGCTGAAGTGCAGGCAAAAGCGCTGCTGGCGAAAGTGGGTCTTGCCGAGCGTGCGCACCACTATCCGTCGGAGCTGTCCGGCGGTCAGCAACAGCGCGTCGCCATCGCCCGCGCCTTAGCGGTGAAGCCAAAAATGATGCTGTTTGATGAGCCCACCTCTGCCCTCGATCCGGAACTGCGTCATGAAGTACTGAAAGTGATGCAGGATCTGGCGGAAGAAGGCATGACGATGGTCATCGTGACCCACGAAATCGGCTTTGCTGAAAAAGTGGCTTCGCGTATGATCTTCATCGATAAAGGCCGCATTGCCGAAGACGGCAATCCGCAGGCGTTGATCGAGAACCCGCCAAGCCCGCGTTTACAGGAATTTTTGCAGCACGTTTCTTAATCGCGCGATCCCCGCCCTCTTCTCCCCGGAGAGGGCGTATTCCCTGGATTTCTCTCATTTCCCGTCGCCGCTCCGCCATCCTCTATACTTATCCTTTTGTTCTGCTTTTCTCAGGAGGA
It encodes the following:
- the glnP gene encoding glutamine ABC transporter permease GlnP, with protein sequence MQFDWSAIWPAIPLLFEGAKMTLWISVLGLAGGLIIGLAAGFARSFGGWLANHIALVFIEVIRGTPIVVQVMFIYFALPMAFNDLRIDPFSAAVVTIMINSGAYIAEITRGAVLSIHKGFREAGLALGLSRRETIRHVILPLALRRMLPPLGNQWIISIKDTSLFIVIGVAELTRQGQEIIAGNFRALEIWSAVAVFYLIITLVLSFILRRLERRMKIL
- the glnQ gene encoding glutamine ABC transporter ATP-binding protein GlnQ — encoded protein: MIEFKNVSKHFGQTQVLHNIDLNIKQGEVVVIIGPSGSGKSTLLRCINKLEDITSGDLIVDGLKVNDPKVDERLIRQEAGMVFQQFYLFPHLTALENVMFGPLRVRGANKKEAEVQAKALLAKVGLAERAHHYPSELSGGQQQRVAIARALAVKPKMMLFDEPTSALDPELRHEVLKVMQDLAEEGMTMVIVTHEIGFAEKVASRMIFIDKGRIAEDGNPQALIENPPSPRLQEFLQHVS